A part of Synechococcus sp. KORDI-49 genomic DNA contains:
- a CDS encoding helix-turn-helix domain-containing protein, producing MVRFMAKQVRLTLPKAIAKANLRRAEVGEKPITMNALSVQAGVAATTITRLARNDDKAAAALSLDLASKIVTLLDCGIEDLLEVVEKD from the coding sequence ATGGTGCGCTTTATGGCAAAACAAGTTCGTCTGACACTGCCCAAGGCAATTGCCAAGGCAAATCTGCGTCGTGCGGAGGTGGGCGAGAAACCCATCACCATGAACGCCTTGTCAGTTCAAGCAGGGGTGGCAGCGACGACCATCACCCGCCTGGCACGGAACGATGACAAGGCAGCAGCAGCACTTTCACTGGATCTGGCATCCAAGATCGTGACACTGCTGGATTGCGGGATTGAGGATTTGTTGGAAGTGGTTGAAAAGGATTAG
- a CDS encoding substrate-binding domain-containing protein, protein MLDTLIWVGSGEESARRCFTNQSTVSRRNTATLDFLGLKLERNAMSEWELSGDYRLLNMERKVHQYRRFSHKKEFLRLEATPWAGPTLATAAPQNWTQGTWNHVGMLRPLYLLKNRIIDAWIGSYQPDMPDKQNPDFLVIDLCQTPVNLCANNGHPLIKKEKVIREDLDDFPSLALPSGFFPKTERILRSHGLWSTYARMKKYKPEKWEGRTKDNSTLCYATCLGLEIMTGLEKINYDLGLLSGESLVVLREFANEKRILQLLKNLGHRVMEKSRMHPDLTPCFDSTSAFD, encoded by the coding sequence TTGCTGGACACCCTGATTTGGGTCGGGTCAGGCGAAGAGTCTGCAAGAAGGTGCTTCACTAATCAAAGTACTGTGTCAAGAAGAAATACTGCCACTTTGGATTTTTTAGGGTTAAAGTTAGAACGAAATGCAATGAGTGAATGGGAACTATCCGGTGATTATCGACTGTTAAATATGGAGAGAAAAGTTCACCAGTATCGTAGATTTAGTCATAAAAAGGAATTCCTACGCTTAGAAGCAACCCCCTGGGCAGGACCGACGCTTGCAACCGCTGCTCCACAGAATTGGACCCAAGGAACATGGAATCACGTTGGCATGCTGCGCCCCCTGTATCTATTAAAAAATAGAATTATTGACGCGTGGATAGGAAGTTATCAACCAGACATGCCTGACAAGCAAAATCCTGATTTTCTTGTTATAGATTTATGCCAAACTCCCGTAAATCTGTGCGCTAATAATGGGCATCCACTAATTAAAAAAGAAAAAGTAATAAGAGAAGATTTGGACGACTTTCCCTCGCTGGCACTACCATCAGGATTTTTTCCAAAAACAGAACGAATACTCAGATCCCATGGGTTATGGTCAACCTATGCGAGGATGAAAAAGTATAAACCAGAAAAATGGGAGGGCAGAACTAAAGACAATTCAACACTTTGCTACGCAACATGCTTAGGTCTAGAGATTATGACAGGACTTGAGAAAATTAATTATGATCTTGGTCTACTGTCCGGCGAGAGTTTGGTCGTACTTAGAGAATTTGCAAATGAAAAGAGGATTTTACAACTCTTGAAAAATCTGGGGCACAGAGTCATGGAGAAATCACGCATGCACCCTGACCTCACTCCGTGTTTTGATTCCACGTCTGCATTTGACTAA
- a CDS encoding DEAD/DEAH box helicase family protein codes for MATTDDYCYSLIKDCSNWKQFEKSLEPLEKHQKGRIFEELTKLLFLTHPVYLNKLARVWHHSEIPNQIIELLQLPNPEIGVDLVAQARDGFFWLIQCKFHQDPEVNVSYQEVSTFLSISERSETFKHLSHRLISTSANGVSPRVSKSHSSKLGYLTASDFSELDFNVIHTLIDGKSLVFRPKTPREHQTRAVSKATEYFSDQSKSRGKIIHPCGAGKSLTSFWLSQSLHANSILIAVPSLSLVKQTVSTWSREALANNKSLDWIAICSDETTGSLENRQSLSAEIGIEVDTDPEIIKKFFSKESSSSKIFITTYQSGKTLGDVAREMNHIFDLGIFDEAHKTVGNRDKTYAHLLLDENIQIKRRVFMTATERQFKGESTNILTMDDRNIYGEVIDEFSFKEAIECHPAILCDYKVVTTLMTKSFVDEFTENNGTVKSIEQHEGIQADRNAIAALIAINKLIDKGLAKHIISFHNTISRSKNFMNLVKYFSSISGAMGGLQVFHLSGKDNSGTRSKTLRNFESSNLGLITNARCLTEGVDVPLVDTILFADPKQSTIDIVQAAGRAMRIHPDKQTGYILLPVVVDDELDDPQQSAFQQIISVLSALGMHDSRIIDEFKDIVSGRTKKGNIVEIISFQEDLFKINPDRLAKEIDILVWDRLSFAKSIIGESGFTKWMNEETNLSDKSVKNYTQAVRKISNDLVRMGLTKSTLEEILESEDLNHLKKSYFEIPEFKESDLKGKNMYSAGFNKLIEYQSIKKSNHL; via the coding sequence GTGGCAACTACCGATGACTATTGCTATTCACTGATAAAAGATTGCAGCAATTGGAAGCAATTCGAGAAAAGTCTCGAACCACTTGAAAAGCACCAAAAGGGAAGGATATTCGAAGAACTGACCAAATTACTATTTCTTACGCACCCCGTCTACTTAAATAAACTTGCGAGAGTATGGCACCACAGCGAAATACCGAATCAAATAATTGAACTGTTGCAACTACCAAATCCAGAAATTGGGGTCGACCTCGTAGCACAAGCACGGGACGGTTTTTTCTGGTTAATACAATGCAAATTTCACCAGGACCCCGAAGTAAATGTCTCCTATCAAGAAGTCAGTACATTCTTAAGCATCAGCGAAAGATCGGAAACTTTTAAGCACTTATCTCATAGATTAATCAGTACATCCGCGAACGGAGTAAGTCCGCGAGTAAGCAAGTCGCATTCATCTAAATTAGGTTATTTAACTGCATCAGACTTCTCCGAATTAGACTTTAATGTTATACACACACTTATCGATGGCAAAAGTCTAGTATTCAGACCGAAGACACCAAGGGAGCACCAAACCCGAGCGGTCAGCAAAGCAACAGAATACTTTTCCGATCAATCCAAATCAAGAGGGAAAATAATACATCCATGCGGAGCAGGGAAGAGTTTGACCAGTTTCTGGTTATCTCAATCACTTCACGCAAATTCCATTCTTATCGCAGTTCCGAGTTTATCTTTAGTCAAGCAAACTGTTTCAACATGGTCACGAGAAGCACTAGCAAACAATAAATCTCTTGACTGGATTGCTATTTGCAGCGACGAAACTACGGGATCACTAGAAAACAGACAAAGTCTGTCTGCCGAAATCGGAATAGAGGTAGACACTGACCCGGAGATAATAAAGAAGTTTTTCTCAAAAGAATCAAGTTCTAGCAAAATTTTTATCACCACCTATCAAAGCGGGAAAACTCTTGGCGATGTCGCCAGAGAAATGAATCACATCTTTGATCTGGGCATATTCGATGAAGCGCATAAGACTGTCGGCAATCGCGACAAGACATATGCACACCTCTTACTTGATGAAAATATTCAGATCAAAAGACGAGTTTTCATGACAGCAACTGAAAGACAATTCAAAGGAGAGAGTACCAATATCCTGACCATGGATGACAGGAATATTTACGGCGAAGTAATCGACGAATTCTCTTTCAAAGAAGCAATTGAATGCCATCCAGCAATTCTATGCGACTATAAAGTTGTAACAACACTAATGACAAAGTCTTTTGTCGATGAATTCACTGAAAATAACGGCACTGTCAAAAGCATTGAACAGCACGAAGGCATACAAGCAGACAGAAATGCAATCGCTGCTTTGATTGCTATCAACAAATTAATAGACAAGGGTTTAGCGAAGCACATAATCTCATTCCACAACACAATATCAAGATCCAAAAATTTCATGAACTTAGTCAAATACTTTTCTAGCATCTCTGGGGCAATGGGCGGATTACAAGTATTTCATTTATCTGGAAAAGACAACAGCGGAACGAGGTCAAAGACCCTGAGGAATTTTGAATCTAGCAATCTCGGTTTAATTACAAATGCAAGATGCCTTACTGAGGGAGTCGATGTTCCTTTGGTCGATACAATTTTATTTGCAGACCCAAAGCAAAGCACTATTGATATTGTTCAAGCAGCAGGTAGAGCGATGAGGATTCATCCTGACAAGCAGACTGGATATATCTTGCTACCAGTTGTGGTAGACGACGAATTAGATGACCCTCAGCAGTCAGCATTTCAACAGATAATTTCAGTATTAAGCGCTTTAGGGATGCATGACTCCAGGATCATTGATGAATTCAAGGACATCGTTTCGGGAAGAACAAAGAAAGGTAATATCGTTGAAATAATTTCTTTTCAAGAGGACTTATTCAAGATCAATCCAGATCGATTGGCAAAAGAGATAGACATTCTTGTATGGGACCGACTCAGTTTTGCAAAAAGCATTATCGGAGAGAGTGGTTTCACAAAATGGATGAACGAAGAAACAAATCTATCGGATAAGTCTGTAAAAAATTATACCCAAGCAGTCAGGAAAATATCTAACGACCTGGTTCGCATGGGTCTCACCAAGTCAACTCTTGAAGAGATTTTAGAGTCAGAAGACCTAAATCACTTGAAAAAAAGTTATTTTGAAATACCGGAATTCAAGGAAAGCGACCTAAAAGGCAAGAATATGTACAGCGCTGGTTTCAATAAACTCATCGAGTACCAGTCAATAAAAAAATCCAATCATCTATAA